In a genomic window of Lycium ferocissimum isolate CSIRO_LF1 chromosome 9, AGI_CSIRO_Lferr_CH_V1, whole genome shotgun sequence:
- the LOC132031031 gene encoding deSI-like protein At4g17486 isoform X1 — translation MGEESTSKPDDNATNNYESPVILNVYDLTPANQYTVWFGFGIFHSGIEVHGMEYGYGAHDFPISGVFEVEPKSCPGFIYRCSVPLGRIKMPPSEFQAFLENVASEYHGDTYHLISKNCNHFTDDIAQRLTGKGIPGWINRLARAGAFCSCLLPESLQVTTVKQLPEYHHCTEEDGSGSMSSTTLHEPTESDDGDQDKHLLSPPVGSREVAFIREVQR, via the exons atgGGAGAAGAAAGCACATCAAAGCCTGATGATAATGCAACTAATAATTATGAGTCACCAGTTATATTAAATGTGTATGATCTTACACCTGCAAATCAGTATACTGTTTGGTTTGGCTTTGGAATCTTTCATTCTGGTATTGAAG TCCATGGCATGGAATACGGATATGGAGCGCATGACTTTCCAATAAGTGGCGTGTTTGAAGTGGAACCTAAGAGCTGTCCTGGTTTCATCTACAGATGTTCCGTTCCATTGGGTCGTATTAAAATGCCTCCTTCTGAATTTCAAGCATTTCTTGAGAATGTGGCTTCTGAATATCACGGGGACACCTATCACCTCATCTCCAAGAACTGTAACCACTTCACAGATGACATAGCACAAAGACTAACAGGGAAAGGGATTCCTGGATGGATAAATCGGCTTGCCAGGGCTG gTGCTTTCTGCAGTTGTCTTCTTCCTGAGAGCCTCCAAGTGACAACTGTTAAACAGCTTCCTGAGTACCATCATTGTACAG aAGAAGATGGGAGTGGGTCAATGTCATCTACAACACTCCATGAACCAACTGAAAGCGATGACGGAGATCAAGATAAGCACTTGTTATCGCCTCCTGTTGGAAGTCGTGAAGTGGCTTTTATAAGGGAGGTCCAAAGGTGA
- the LOC132031031 gene encoding deSI-like protein At4g17486 isoform X2 encodes MGEESTSKPDDNATNNYESPVILNVYDLTPANQYTVWFGFGIFHSGIEVHGMEYGYGAHDFPISGVFEVEPKSCPGFIYRCSVPLGRIKMPPSEFQAFLENVASEYHGDTYHLISKNCNHFTDDIAQRLTGKGIPGWINRLARAEEDGSGSMSSTTLHEPTESDDGDQDKHLLSPPVGSREVAFIREVQR; translated from the exons atgGGAGAAGAAAGCACATCAAAGCCTGATGATAATGCAACTAATAATTATGAGTCACCAGTTATATTAAATGTGTATGATCTTACACCTGCAAATCAGTATACTGTTTGGTTTGGCTTTGGAATCTTTCATTCTGGTATTGAAG TCCATGGCATGGAATACGGATATGGAGCGCATGACTTTCCAATAAGTGGCGTGTTTGAAGTGGAACCTAAGAGCTGTCCTGGTTTCATCTACAGATGTTCCGTTCCATTGGGTCGTATTAAAATGCCTCCTTCTGAATTTCAAGCATTTCTTGAGAATGTGGCTTCTGAATATCACGGGGACACCTATCACCTCATCTCCAAGAACTGTAACCACTTCACAGATGACATAGCACAAAGACTAACAGGGAAAGGGATTCCTGGATGGATAAATCGGCTTGCCAGGGCTG aAGAAGATGGGAGTGGGTCAATGTCATCTACAACACTCCATGAACCAACTGAAAGCGATGACGGAGATCAAGATAAGCACTTGTTATCGCCTCCTGTTGGAAGTCGTGAAGTGGCTTTTATAAGGGAGGTCCAAAGGTGA